A region of the Pseudonocardia cypriaca genome:
CCACTTGCCGTTCTCCTCGCCGACAAGGCGACCGTGCACCACGTGATGTCCGGACGCCCGGACGCGCCCACGACGCCCGACCGCCCGCCGCGGCACCGTTCCCACGCGGTGCGCCGGCTGATCGTCACGACCGTGCGCCGGCTCGCCGACCGGCTCGAGCCGCGCACCGTCGGCACGTGTGCCGCGGCACCGTAGCTGCGCGCTGCCGAACCGCTGATCAGAGACTGGGGTGCGTTCCGCGGAACGCAGTCGGTACCGTCGTGGTGGAACAGTTCCGGTGGGCGCGCCGTCACCGGCTCGGGACACCCGGCCTCACCCATCCGCCCGAGGCCGCTGGTGTGGCAATCCGATCCGCTCTTCCCCACCCTTACCGGGATGGCTGGGTGGGCATCACCACCGAATTCTGTGGTTGCGCCGGCGGCCGTCCCCCAGGGGATCGGCAAAAGTCAGATGATCTTGAGTAGGTGCAGTGGCGGCTGGAGGGCCTCATGCCGTAGCGCGGCGGCGATGTTGGTGGCACCAGCGCCAGTAGGAATGAAGATCACATCCGCCCAACCGGCCGGCCGCGATCGCGGTCATCATCTGGCATGCGAATCTCGCAGTACGTCTACTTCGCGTTGCGTTCGGAGCGCACAGCAGCGCACCACATCACCGGCCGGCTCGGGATCGAGCCGGACGAGATTCAGGTGCGGGGCAGCAGGTCCGTTGTTCCGGTCCGACCCCGATATCACGCCTGGGAGATCGTCTGCCGTGACCGCGGCCTGAGGATCGACGAGCAGATCGATCGGATCGTCGCCAGGCTTGCGCCGCATGCCGACCAGATCGCAGCCCTGGTAGCCGAGATCGACGGTCCCGGAGATCGCAGCACCGCGAGCCTTCAGCTCGTGCGCTACCTCGATGACGACGGCGGTGAAGAGGAGGATCTCGGCCCGCAGGACGGCGAGCTGGTGAAGATCCCCGGCCAGCATCAGCTCCTTGGCTGGCACCTCGATCGTCGAACCCTCGAGTTCCTCTGCCACATCGGCGCCGAACTGGACGCAGACGAATACGGCTGACCGCCTCACCCGACAGAGGGGCTGGCACGTCAGATGATCTCGAGTAGCTGTGGCGGTCGGAGGGCGTCACGGCCGTGATGTCGCAGCGCGGCGGCGATGTTGGTGGCTCCAGCGAGGCGGTGCAGGCTGATCGCCAGGTTGCGCAGCGATGCCATGACTTCACGGCGGTCCCCGACGAGCGCGCGACCTGGCTGCCACGCAACTTGCTGTGGTCCCGTTCCCACCTCGACCACCCCAGCGATCCGGGCATGATCAGCGGCACCTGATCCCAGGGGTGGTCTCGGCCGCGACCATTCCAGAAGGCTGGGGTGGTGAGGGGCGGGACCACAGCAGGTTGCGTAGGCACCCGACCGCGACGGTCTCGTCCCCGACCGCCGTGCCCCCAAGCCGGGGACGGCGCGCCCACCGGCGGGCTTTCTGACGAGGGACGACCATGATCCGAACTAGCGGTTGCCCATGGCTGTCAGCACAACCATGAACGCCCGATACACCGGATCATCCCCACCAAGATCGCGTGTATCGGTTGTCCACGGCTGTCACCACAGCCATGGACAACCGCTACAGCGGATCATGCGGACGACCACCATCGAGCAGCCCCGGCAACTGCCTCAGCGGCTCGCCGCGTTACCCGCGTCCTGTGCCTGCTGCAGCCCCTCCGCCACGGGGCTGCGCCCGGCGAACACCTCGTTCAGGATCGGGTTGAACGCGGTCGAGGCCGCCTCGAACTTCGGCCCGAACGGGGCGGGGGTCGTGGCCGTGCCGCCCGCATCGCCGAAGGCGGTGGTGTCGACGCCCTGACCCTCCCAGTAGTCGTAGAAGGCCTGCTGGGCGGCGGTGACGGCGGGCAGCGCAGCGCCCTCCTCGCCGACGTAGGTCGCGCCGTCCTCGGAGCCGATCCAGCGCAGCACCTTGAGGATGGCGTCGCGGCGGGGGCTGTCGACGTTGCCGGCGGCGATCACGCTGTTGACGACGCTGACCCGGCCCAGTGGCCCGGCGACGATCGGCGCGACCCCCCAGTCGAACGTCGCCCCGTCGCCGACGTTCTTGAGGTTGTAGGTGCCGGACTGGAAGAGCGCCATCTTGCCCTGCAGGAACTGGTCACGGCTGAAGTCGCTGTTGTCGTTGGTGTCGGCGGCCGACGGCGACACGTGGTCGGTGTTGATCAGCTTGACCAGGTAGGCGAACGCCTCGACGGTCTTCGGGTCGGTGAAGGTGAAGGTCCCGTCCGGCGCCTGGATGCGGCCGCCGTTGGAGCCTGCGAAGTTGTAGTAGATGGCGTTGAGGTCGCGGGCGGCGTTGAAGCCGAACTGGGTGATCGCGCCCGGGTCGAAGCTGGGCTGGTCGGCGGTGCGGCCTGCGCCGTCGCGGGTGAGCTTGCGCGCGGCGGGGAGGAACGTGTCGGCGGCCGGGTCGGTCGGGTGCCACGTCAGGTTGCTCGGGTCGACGCCCGCGGCCTCGACCATCGCCTTGTTGTAGTAGACGGCGATGCGCCCGTCGGTGAGCGCGGGCACCCCCCACAGCGTGCCGTTGCGCGAGTACTGCTCGATCGCGGCGGGCACCCAGCTCGCCTGCTGGTCGGCGAGCTCCTTGCCGACGTCGATGAGCTTGCCGCCGTCGGCGAGCGCCCCGAAGTTGGCGGCGTTGAGCCAGTAGACGTCGTCCATGGTGCCGCCGGCGACGTCGAGGGGCAGGCGGACGAAGTAGTCCTTCCACGGCACCACGTTCACCTGCACCCGCACGTCCGGGTTCTGCCGGGTGAACTCGTCGAACGACTGCTCGTACGCGGCCGCGACCTGCTCGTCCCACAGGCGCA
Encoded here:
- a CDS encoding DUF4279 domain-containing protein, with translation MRISQYVYFALRSERTAAHHITGRLGIEPDEIQVRGSRSVVPVRPRYHAWEIVCRDRGLRIDEQIDRIVARLAPHADQIAALVAEIDGPGDRSTASLQLVRYLDDDGGEEEDLGPQDGELVKIPGQHQLLGWHLDRRTLEFLCHIGAELDADEYG
- a CDS encoding ABC transporter substrate-binding protein, whose product is MRLRSLVAAGAAVLALAACSPAAPDDAPEGEGATTVTVRLWDEQVAAAYEQSFDEFTRQNPDVRVQVNVVPWKDYFVRLPLDVAGGTMDDVYWLNAANFGALADGGKLIDVGKELADQQASWVPAAIEQYSRNGTLWGVPALTDGRIAVYYNKAMVEAAGVDPSNLTWHPTDPAADTFLPAARKLTRDGAGRTADQPSFDPGAITQFGFNAARDLNAIYYNFAGSNGGRIQAPDGTFTFTDPKTVEAFAYLVKLINTDHVSPSAADTNDNSDFSRDQFLQGKMALFQSGTYNLKNVGDGATFDWGVAPIVAGPLGRVSVVNSVIAAGNVDSPRRDAILKVLRWIGSEDGATYVGEEGAALPAVTAAQQAFYDYWEGQGVDTTAFGDAGGTATTPAPFGPKFEAASTAFNPILNEVFAGRSPVAEGLQQAQDAGNAASR